In the genome of Cronobacter malonaticus LMG 23826, one region contains:
- the ycaO gene encoding 30S ribosomal protein S12 methylthiotransferase accessory factor YcaO, translated as MTQTFIPGKDAALEDSIARFQQKLTDLGFNIEEASWLNPVPNVWSVHIRDKECALCFTNGKGATKKAALASALGEYFERLSTNYFFADFWLGDTIANGPFVHYPNEKWFPIPQSDELPEGILDARLRAFYDPENELTASMLVDLQSGNEERGICALPFTRQSDEQTVYIPMNIVGNLYVSNGMSAGNTRNEARVQGLSEVFERHIKNRIIAESISLPEIPQEVLARYPGVVEAINTLEAEGFPIFAYDGSLGGKYPVICVVLFNPANGTCFASFGAHPDFGVALERTVTELLQGRGLKDLDVFTPPTFDDEEVAEHANLETHFIDSSGLISWDMFKQDADYPFVDWSFAGTTEEEFATLMAIFKAEDKEVYIADYEHLGVYACRIIVPGMSDIYPAEDLLLANNNMGSHLRETLLALPGSEWEKEDYLNLIAQLDEEGHDDFTRVRELLGLATGKDNGWYTLRIGELKAMLALAGGDLDQALIWTEWTMEFNASVFSAGRANYYRCLQTLLLLAQEEEREPLQYLNAFVRMYGAEAVEAASAAISGEAPFYGLQPVDGELKAFPAHQSLLAAYEKLQRAKAKFWQGN; from the coding sequence TCTGGGCTTTAACATCGAAGAAGCCTCCTGGCTGAACCCGGTGCCGAACGTCTGGTCTGTGCATATTCGCGACAAAGAGTGCGCGCTGTGCTTTACCAACGGTAAAGGTGCCACCAAAAAAGCCGCGCTGGCCTCCGCGCTGGGCGAATACTTTGAGCGTCTGTCCACCAACTATTTCTTCGCCGATTTCTGGCTGGGCGATACGATCGCGAACGGCCCGTTCGTGCACTATCCGAACGAAAAATGGTTCCCGATCCCGCAGAGTGATGAACTGCCAGAAGGCATTCTTGATGCCCGTCTGCGCGCGTTTTACGATCCGGAGAACGAACTGACCGCCAGTATGCTGGTTGACCTGCAATCCGGTAATGAAGAGCGCGGCATCTGCGCCCTGCCGTTTACGCGCCAGTCGGATGAGCAGACCGTCTATATTCCGATGAACATTGTGGGCAACCTGTATGTGTCCAACGGCATGTCTGCTGGTAATACCCGCAACGAAGCCCGCGTTCAGGGGCTGTCTGAAGTCTTTGAGCGCCATATCAAAAATCGCATTATTGCCGAGAGCATCAGCCTGCCGGAAATCCCGCAAGAGGTTCTGGCGCGCTATCCGGGCGTGGTAGAGGCTATCAATACGCTCGAAGCGGAAGGCTTCCCGATTTTCGCTTACGACGGCTCTCTTGGCGGAAAATATCCGGTTATCTGCGTCGTGCTGTTTAATCCGGCCAACGGTACCTGCTTTGCGTCTTTCGGCGCGCATCCTGATTTCGGCGTGGCGCTGGAACGTACCGTCACCGAATTGCTGCAGGGCCGCGGCCTGAAAGATCTCGACGTGTTTACGCCACCGACGTTCGACGATGAAGAAGTGGCCGAGCATGCGAACCTTGAGACGCACTTCATCGACTCCAGCGGTCTTATCTCCTGGGATATGTTTAAGCAGGACGCAGATTACCCGTTTGTAGACTGGAGCTTCGCCGGTACGACAGAAGAAGAATTCGCTACCCTGATGGCGATTTTTAAGGCTGAAGATAAAGAAGTCTACATCGCCGATTACGAGCATCTGGGCGTTTACGCCTGCCGTATCATTGTGCCGGGCATGTCCGATATCTATCCGGCAGAAGATCTGCTTCTCGCCAATAACAACATGGGTAGCCATCTGCGCGAAACGCTGTTGGCGCTGCCGGGCAGCGAGTGGGAAAAAGAAGATTATCTGAATCTGATCGCTCAGCTGGATGAAGAAGGCCATGACGACTTCACCCGCGTGCGCGAGCTGCTGGGCCTGGCAACGGGTAAAGACAACGGCTGGTATACCCTGCGCATCGGCGAGCTGAAAGCGATGCTGGCGCTGGCAGGTGGCGATCTGGATCAGGCGCTGATCTGGACCGAGTGGACCATGGAGTTTAACGCCTCGGTATTCAGCGCCGGGCGCGCCAACTACTATCGTTGCCTGCAGACGCTTCTGCTGCTGGCGCAGGAAGAGGAGCGCGAGCCGCTGCAATACCTGAATGCTTTTGTCCGGATGTATGGCGCAGAGGCGGTGGAAGCGGCCAGCGCGGCCATCAGCGGCGAAGCGCCCTTCTATGGTCTGCAGCCTGTCGATGGCGAGCTTAAAGCCTTCCCGGCGCATCAGTCGCTGCTGGCAGCCTACGAAAAACTTCAGCGCGCTAAAGCGAAGTTTTGGCAAGGAAATTGA